GGAGACCCAGGGCCAAGGTGTGCGCATTTCTGAAATCTCACATTTCCTTCCTGTGCCCACCACTGCTAGGAAGAACTGCAGGAGGGCCATTTAAGTTCCCCGACAAGGACAGGGCCCTCTTCCCGTTGCCCTGGACTCAGTGAGGCCCTGGTCATCACACTCTCCAGGTTGGGAACTCCAGGAGCATACTGTTGCTTATGCAAAGATGGACGCCCCAGGGGCTGGCCTGCTGCTACCTGCTCAGCCCACTAGGCACAAGGTGCAAGAAGGCGCGACCTTCACAACAGCCCTGGCTGCCGCCTCTGTTATGAGAGCCTGGGAGAGCAGGGACGTGTGTTCCggacccttctccctccccctcgcccCACTTTTACTATATTGGCTCCTACCCTGGTGCTGTCAGCGTATTGGGCCCATTTCTAGGAACTTCTATCTGAAACTTACCAGGGGCCCCTCTCCTAACCCCACATGGCCTGGTCCTGACCTCAGGCCAGGAAAATGGCCCTGTGGGTGTGGGAACATCATCCTAACCTGATGCTGTGGCCTCCACCTGCCCCACCTCACCCAGGAACTGGGAGGTTCCAGCTGGGTGGGTCACCACGGAGCCCCCAGATTCTGGAGTCTGCCTTCCGCCGCGGGGATGGGGCCGGGCAGGGGACAGGATAGAGGCATCAGGGCCTGACTTGGAGGTGTGGTGGGAGGATGCTCCCTAGTAGGGATGCTCAGGGGCCCCGTCCCCATGAATCCAGGGGGAACCCTACATGAGGGCAGGGGCCCACAGCTCCATGTCCCTTACCCCATCACCAAAAGTGCACACAGCagggtccctgccctcctgccagccatcAGCTAACTGGGGTGGCCCTGGAGACACCAAACAGCCTGTCCTCCAAGCAGCTCCCATGTCCCCAAGGGGAGCCTCCAAGACCATGTTTCCTTTATTCTGAGCCGGCTTCCAGACGAGCAGGCCCAGGAAGGGCATTGCCACACCAACAAGGAGGGAAAGTTCCAAGTGTCCTTGTGGCCCATCCTTCAGCTCGACATCACTGTGCCGGGCCCTGTCATCCTTGTCCCCCCAGCTTGCCTGTGCCTATGCTGCTGGGTCGTGGCTGCTCCCAGATGCCCCTCTCCCTAGGGTCCCACCAGTCCAAGCAAATGTGCTTCTAGGCCCCGTGGTGACACTGAGGCCCTGAGATGTTTGGGGAGCGGGATTGTAGGAAAGGACAGGGCCTGCCACACTAGCTCCTAAGGCTCCCCGTCCTGCCTGCAGTGGGCAAAGGAGCTGGGTCAGCCCTGGGATCCAATGCCAGGAGCTGCCAGGGGCCAACCAGCTGCAGGGGGATGGTGTCTCGGCCAGTTTGGGTCAGCTTTCCCCCCTGGCCAAGGATCAGAACGTCTCCACAGTGGGGTAGGATGAGTGGTCGGCCCATCTGGCAGAGGCTAAAGAAACCACTCATTCCCGAGGTCTGCCTGCCAATGGCGGCCAAATCCTTCCAGGGTCTTCTGAGGccagctcagcagctcctcccccaccagCTCTGACAAGGGAGCACTGCCATGTGGTGACAGGCGCTTTGGCTTGAATGAGACTGCAGGTCGGTTATCACCTGAGGCCCTGGACCAGCACTCACCGCAAAACTGGACATTGGCCACAAAAGGCTTCACCTCTGCAACTTTTGACATCAAGGAGACATCACATGGCCCTTCGCAGATTCCTCCTCAGCGATCTTGGTGAACTCTGGTTTTCAAACCAGGTGGTTCTGCCCCCAGGGACTCTGGGCCATGTCTGGGCACACTGGTCATCACAAAAGGACGCTGCTGGCAttgagcaggggggcagggatGCTGCTCCACACCCtgcagtgcccagcacagcccGCCCCAGAGAGTGAACCAGCCAAGGCCCTCCACGGTCTGCCCCGCAGAGGGGCTCACAGCACAGGCGACAGCTGGATGGAGCCGACTGGCTTCCCCTGCTTGATCTGGagacaaaagagaagaaaattagaaGGCAGCATCTAGACCTCATGGATTAAATCAACCATAATCACAGTGTGTCGGGGCTTCTGTTGTCTGCTGTTTGTGTTCCTTGTGGAGGAGTTATTATCATGGGGCGTGGAAGGGAGAGCACCAGCTCGCGGGCCTGTCTGCATCGTTAGGGCCGCAGAAGCAGGCAACCAACGGGATGGTGTTTCCCAGCACACAATACCTTCACCGGCTCCGGCCAGCAATAGGGACCCTTGGCCCTACTGAGAAGAGAGGGGCATGCACCCCAcccgcccagcctgtgccctctctgagCTGTCTGCCAGCTTCAAGACAGAGCCAGTGACCAGCCAGTCTGACCTTCCCAGAACCACCTGCGGGTGGGGAAGTGGCTGGGGTTCCCAAGGGCAGTGGGGAGCTGCTGGAGGGCGCGTGAGTGGTTCTGTGAAGACCCTAGAACTCTTCTCTGGGCTGTCGAGGTGCTTTGGCCAAATTGGATTGGAGCAGGGATACCCCTctgtccctcccaccctccaggcctCCACAACTGCCTGGGCGAGAACAGCTGACCTGGCAGGCCTTGGTGTTCCCGCTGAGGGCTGAAGTGATTGCTGCATGCCTAGCCTGGCAGGAGAGAACCGGGTGTGGCAGGTGGGCAGTTCAGAGCCCTTGACTTTGGGGTGCACGGAGACACTGCTGAGGTGCTGCATTTTAAGAAAAGTACACAGCCACCACGGTTGACAGGTCCTCTCCCTTGAGTGACCAGCTGAGCCCCTTGGGCCCAATAAGCTGGCTGCTGAGCAGGGCCTTCCCCTCAACACTGGGGTGCCAAGTCATTCTCTGTGGAGGGCTGTCTGAGCATGGGtattgagcagcatccctggacCCCACCCTCGTGGTGCCAGGAGCACTCCCAGTGTGacaattacagatgtccccagaTGGCCCAGTGTCCCCCGGGGACAGGCTTGCCCTGGGTGAGATCCAGGGAAGACAGCTCACATGCTAGGGAGGCAGGCATGCTAATCAACATGTGATCAGTATCGGGGAGCAATAAGAGCCGCAAAGACCAAAAAGCAAGGTGAAGGGAGGCGGGACAATTTTAGCAGCGTCAATTTTAGCAACCTGGTCAGGGAGGAAATCTGTGAGGGCGATGTGTGAGTCACAAGATGGGGGAAACTTTTCCAGCAGGGGAgtggcatgtgcaaaggccctgaggtctTCCTTCAGGGTACAGTCCTTTTTTTCTGATTGACTAAAGTAGCCCTGGCTCTTTGTAAAGACTCAAGCTTTAAAGGGATTCATCCTGCTGGTGGTGAAGTCTTCAGTAACCCCACTCCTTGGAGGTAGTGATCACAGTTCGTGGCCTGAACCCAGGCTACCTCCAGGGGCCAGGCAGATGGCATCTTCCACCCTGGGTTGGGGTCCAGCTCCTGCAAATGCTGACCAGCAGAATTCAGGCTCGTGGGTGCCAGCCCATTCATTTTTCCAAACTGGTTTTTGGCAAcctccttattttaaaatgttgacaccaccctggccagcttggctcagtggatagagtgtcagtctgcggactgaagggtcccaggttagattccggccgagggcacatgcctgggttgtgggctcgatccccagtagggggtgtgcaggaggcagccgatcaatgattctctcgcatcattgatgtttctatctctctttccttctcccttcctttctgaaatcaataaaaatatatttaaaaaaataaaaaaataaaaataaaatgttgacacCAAACTTAAAAACAAGTGAAAACCTTGGTGGGCCAAACTGCATCTGTGAGAGGCCATTGTGAAGCTCAGCTTCTGCTTTGCCTGCATGATTGCATtagtcctggagtgtgagagcgGAGAGAGCAGAGAATTCGACCCAGCTGCCTCTCTCCCACCAGGCAGCTATGCTGGGCTGgagcggaggggaggggtggaAGTCGAGGGGTAAATGAGGTAGCATGGCCCCTGCCTGGAGCATTGAGGCAGGGAGAAGACCCAAGGATTGCAAGGGCAAGCGAACTGGGACTGTGTAGGTGAACGTCTGTCCCTTGCAGTTGAGAGGACTTCTGCAGGACATGGACAACAGAAGGCCAGGTGCCAGACCCTGAGCCAGGACCCCAGAAAGCCAGAAGGCTGGGTTGTGGCTTCAGAGCCCAATGGAGTTCCAGGCGCAGTCCAGCCTCTTCCAGCTGGGCCACCTCCGGTGAGCCGACAGCTTCTCTGCACCTCCTGTACCAGAGGAGGCACAGCTGGTGATTCCCCCATACACATCTCTATGCTCATGGCCTCTGTTGAAGGCTGGGAGTTGAGCTGTCCTGGCTGGCCACAGGGGAGGGGGTACTACCATCCTAGTTTTGGGTGCTGGGTGGAGATTGGCCTCTGTGCCCTAGGGAGAATGAGGAGGGGACTCTCAGGCTGTCCTCCCTGGCTCTGGAGGCTGAAAGCCTGGCCTGAGAACTATAAATAGCAACTGCAGAGTGGCACTGCCGCTGTGCCCACGATCCTGTGTATGAGTCagcctgtcccagcctgggatgACGCCTGCAGGAGCTAGAAATCGGCCGGAGGCCAGAGGCccggcccagcagcagcaggtcaCTCAGGAGATGAAGGCAGGCAGGCCATGAGAGTGGTAGTGAGCTGGGCTGTTGTTTCAGCCCATGTGCCCCGCAGCCCCCTGTAGATCATCCCAATTGCTCCCAGCAACCCTGAGAGGCCAGACAGCAGTGATCCTCATTCACAGATGGGGAAGCTAAGGCTCCAAGGGGCACTTAGCTGGGACATGGTGATTCAGACCAGAAGTCAGCATCTGTCTGCCCACAGGGCTGCCTCCATATCTGGCTGACAGCATCCCGAGATGAAGGGTGGGGCCATCCCACCCTCTGAGGCACCCTATGGGGTGGAGGACAGGGTTGGGAGAGGATGGGAAACTATGAGGACTTTATTCCTGGATCTTGACAGGGAAGCAAAGGGAGATAGGACCAGTGTTAGAGGAGGGGAGGCTCATGTTGAAGGCTGGGAGTTGAACGCCAGAATGGAAGAGTCTGGTGGGCGATCCTGGGAAGCCAGGAAGGAAGCTGGTGAGACTGTCCAggtgggagaggcctggggatGCTGTGGGGGGGCTGAGTCTGGAGAAATGGGGCCCTTCAAGCTCAGAAGCGTCTGCCTGAGCCAGAGCCACAAAAACAGTGGGTCAGCAAGAATCAAGGACCCAAGAACCAGAGGGACTCTTTGGCTCCAGCTGACCATCTGCTCACACACATGACGGGGAGCTCACCACCTACCAAAGAGCCTCTTTCATCTTCCAACTGATCTGACCCCAGAAAGCCCCTCCTCGTGGGACCCTAGTGTCAGCCTCCCCATCAAGGGCCACCTTCCTTTAACAGGCCTGGTGCCTGGGGCTGCCTCACACCCACCTCTGGCCCAGCCGCTGCTCTCCAAGGTCCAGTCTCCTCTGAGATGAGCCTCTGCTCATCCTAGTGGTTCTTCAGGAAGGCAGGGGTGATGGCATCTTGTGAGCTTAAACAGCCACACAGTCATGTCAAAGGCACAGCCACTTCCGAAAGATGCGCGCTTATTCTCAGTTACCTCTTTgaggaagataaatatttttatactagaaaacaaaacaaacaaacaaacaaaaaaacccattcCCCCTAACCCCCTTTGCTCACCTTCCACCTTCACATGGCTCCACCAGGTCCATCAAGGGCCCGCCTGCCATTGTCCCGCCCTGGCCGGTTGCCCTTAGGTACCATCGCAGGGGGAGGCCCTCTTCACTCCCTTTCTGTCCCCCCCTCCAACAAACCCCTGGGATGGGGGAGTGGTTTCCAGTACAGCCCCATTGCCCCAAGCCCTCTGGGGCTCCCTCTGCCTTCTCACACATCtatttattgcttttcttttaaatttttgttgaatttattgggtgacattggttaatcaaattatatagtatttattagttgattattttatttattccaccAAAGTACCTGTTCTGGAGCCGGTCCCTGAGCTGGACCAGGACCCCCACCAACCCCAGGGTGTCCGTCCCCCTGGTCTACAGTTCTGTCAGTGACCCTTTCCTTTTGTCTCAGGGGTGACTTCCACTCTCTCCCCTTCATGCCCAGGACCTGGCTTTCGGAGTGACCCTGAGCACGCCAGCTCCCACTCAGGGATCCAGAAGAAGCAGACCCCACCTCCTCTGCACCCCGGCATCCTAGTGATTTCCCGGGTGTGAGCAGGAGGGAGTCCGGGCGGGGCTGCACGCTCTCGGGGCTTGGCGGGGAGCCCCGGGCTGGGGTCCAGGGCTGGGGTCGCAGGGTGGGGGTCCGGTGCTGGGGGCGCGGGGTGGGGGTCTGGGCTGGGCTACGCGCGTGGGCGCTGGGGCGCAGGGCGGTGTTGACCTTGGCCGGGGGCGCGGGTCCCCGGGGAGGGGCGGAGCGCGGcgcccggcgggcgggcgggcggggacggCGCGGGCACGGCGGCGGCTCGGGCGGGCGGCGGCAGCAACGGCGGGCGCGCGGGGGGCAGCGGCGCGGGAGCGGACGCGGAGCCggccagcagcagcggcggcggcggcgccccaGGGACGAGCGCCCAGGTAGGCGGCGGGACCCGGGGCCGGGGCGCGGGCCGCTGCATCCCACTCGCCTGGCTCGCGGGGCCTTTCCCGGCGCGCATCTCCTTTGTCCGAGCCCCACCCTCCCGGCCAGCTCGGGGGGCCGGGCCCTCCTCCCGCCCGGCCCAGCACCGGAACCTCTCCCCCGTCCACTGTGCCCTGGCCCGGCCGCCCTCCGCTCCCACCTTGGACAGCTCCCTCTCCgcgtcctcccttcccccacggTGCCCACAGGGCGCCCCCACGGCCAAGCCCGCCCTCTCCAGCCCTCCTCAGACCCGCTGTCGGGGCTGGCCGTCCCACTCTGCCAGGACCCCTCCACGGGGAGCCACTCGGGCCCTGGGCCTGTCTCCCCCACCGCTGCCCGCCTagccctcaggtcctctccaccCAGTCAAGCCCCTCACTCGGAGCCTTCATGGGTCTGGCTCCCTCCCTTACTACTTAGATCCTCCTCTGGCCAAGGGGGGCCCCTGGGCTggcccccctgagtgtgtctctctCAGCCCTCTAGAGCAGGCCCTCTCCCACCAAGCCTCTCATAACTCCCTGGTTagacccctgccccaccccaacaCCCCCAATTTAGGCAAGtacctcccccaggccctcccctgggcccagcctgcttTCTTGCACCTGAGGTTGCTGCAACTTCCCCCGTTGGGCTCTGGGGACCTAGGGCTGGGCCCATTCCCCCTGGGGAGTCTCAGGGTGGGCTGCTTTGCACAGGAGGGGGACTCCCAGCTGTGAGGCCAACCAGGGCCAGTTCAAATCCTGctctgctctgcccctccctgctctgtgaccttgagccagtGCCTCCCCCTCCAACCCTCTGTGCctgagaccccctcccccactcctgccctgcagGAGGTGAAGGTGGCTTTCAAATGGGTGCCTGGCATGGACTAGCGGTGACTGAATGGGGGCTCCTAGTCAGAGATCCTAGGCCCCAGAGCGGCCTCTTCTGGAGATACCCTACTGACTGGCCGGGACCCCTGCCAGGGGGTCTGCACCCAGGGCAAAGCTAGGGCTGGGTGTGGGGCAGCTGAACTGACTGTCACTGGCCACACCAGGTCCCCAGGCCAGTTGTGGTGGTGCCTGGCTGCACACTGTGTACCCATCCAGAAAGGGCAGTGACTGCAGAGCTGGCTGGCACCCCTTGCCAGCCCCCCACCGAGTGTCCTCTCGTGTGGAGCACTGCCACACATGTCACCATGTCACCAACATGCCTAGCAGTCAATCATGAGTTAGTACTGCTGAAGCGCCTGGAAGTTTGGCTGGCACATAATTGATGGAGTATGTGCCGGCTATTACTTTTATTGTATATCTTTTTTCTGACAAACCTGGTACTTTTTGATCATTCAGAACGTGCCTTCCCAGCCCACTACAGGCCAAGTGCTTCATACTCTGAGCTCCTGTGATCAATAATCCTGATCATCCACCCTTATAGAAGGTTTCCTTGTGCCCAGCACCTGCTTAAGGGCTTTCTCCAGCTTATCACACCCTCTTCCCTGCAACTCTGGGGAGTGGGCACTGAGTTTCACAGAgacaactgaggctcaaagacaCCGAATTACCTGCCCACATTCCTGCCACCAGGCTCACATCATCgggtcttacacacacacacacacacacacacacacacacacacacacacgcacctccAGGGAAAGGAACTTGGCTGAagtgaggaggggggaagggatgGGGTCTCTCCTGCACTTTAGAGAGAAGGATACAGATGCTGGAGCCCGGCctcctgctcccatcccccttcGAGGGCTCCCCCACCTCCATCACTGCAGGAATTGCTATGCCTTGTGACTTCCCAGGGCTGATGGACCTCTCTGAgctcaggagagggagagatgataAGAGGACCCCCTTCTGGGGAGCTTTGTGCCTGTGGCTATGGGTATATTGGACCTGAATGGGAGGCCAAGGCAGGCAGACCACGGTCTGGGTACAGAGTTTAGGGAGCAGGTATTTTTCTCTTGGGCCTcagttttaattttctcatccCCAACCTGGCTGTGCATCCCTGCCTTTCAGGGCTGCTGTGGGGAATCAGTGTCATGATTTGCACACTGGGGCTCTGGAGCCTCCAGCATTCGGATCAAGCTTACGGCATGAGGGCAGGAGAATGGCTTTAAGATGCAGGTGCCCAGGGTCATGGCCCTGGCCAGCTGATTAATCATTTCCGGGGCGGAGGCCCTGCACGCTGCATTTTAAAGATGTCCCACAAGGTTGAGGAGCCTCTGGGCTGATGAGAGAGCAGGGAGCCTGTGATTTTTGGAGCGAGGCACCATGTCACCCACTTtgcagagggggaaactgaggcttagcagCTTGCCCAGGCCACAGATCCGGGCCTGCTGGCTTGCAGGAGCCCACGGCTAAGCTGAGAAGAGAGGGAAAAGTCCCtgcagcctgggtgagtggctggggGAGCATGCATGTGGGGCAAGGAGTCACCTTCACTTCTCTTCCAGCCCAGAGTCCCTGGGAAGGAGCTTACGCCCCAGATTCTGTTGAGGGGAAAACCAGAAGAGGGGACTGGCTCTGAGCCTGCATGCAGGGCAGAACTGCAAAGTCAGCCAAATCAACCAGAAGGGCCTTCCCAGGACACAGGAGAAAGgccacctcctctgagaagccttccctcctgcccccaggcctaGAGCTGTTCCCTCCAGGCCAGGTGGCCTTTTGCATCTGCCACTCCTCTCTGTACAGGGTCGGCCTGGGGTTCTGGCAGCTGGCACGAGCCCTCCCGGCTCCGACGTCCACCCCCGGCGTGGAAGATGCCTGAGCAGAGTAATGACTACCGGGTGGTGGTGTTCGGTGCGGGTGGCGTGGGCAAGAGCTCACTGGTGCTGCGCTTCGTGAAGGGCACGTTTCGAGACACCTACATCCCCACCATTGAGGACACCTACCGGCAGGTGATCAGCTGTGACAAGAGCGTATGCACGCTGCAGATCACCGACACCACAGGCAGCCACCAGTTCCCGGCCATGCAGCGGCTGTCCATCTCCAAGGGCCACGCCTTCATCCTGGTCTTCTCCGTCACCAGCAAGCAGTCGCTCGAGGAGCTGGGGCCCATCTACCAGCTCATCGTGCAGATCAAGGGCAGCGTGGAGGACATCCCAGTCATGCTGGTGGGCAATAAGTGTGATGAGACGCAGCGAGAGGTGGACACCCGTGAGGCCCAGGCGGTGGCCCAGGAGTGGAAGTGCGCCTTCATGGAGACGTCGGCCAAGATGAACTACAATGTCAAGGAGCTCTTCCAGGAGCTGCTCACGCTGGAGACACGCCGCAACATGAGCCTCAACATCGATGGAAAGCGCTCCAGCAAACAGAAGAGGACAGACCGCATCAAGGGCAAATGCATCCTCATGTGAGCCTGGGATGCCCCCCTGCAGACAGCCCCTGTCCTGGCCCCATGCCTCTCCCCACACCATCCTGCAGCCactgccttcctcctctccccgtCCTTCCCCaattcccctcctctctctccctctcacatccACTTCTCTGCCATCATCCAACAACCCCGATGGGGACTCTGAGGCCCTGGTGAGCCCTGCGGGTCTGGGGCTCCAACCCAGCTCTGTCGCATCCCTCTGCCTTCTGCTCTGtctctctgccccaccctcctgtctgTACCCCCCAAAGCCAAGTGCTAGAAATGGCCCCCTTGGTCTGCACATGGGGAAATGGGGAAGCTGTCTGTCCCTGTGGGGACCGAGGACACTGGGTTTTCCCATCTCTGcctgtctctgtttctcccaGGACCCCCATTTCTGGTCCTTTCCTTTGGGTGCCCCCAGCCAGACCTGTGCTGCCCCCACCCATTAGATCACTGTGACCTtgctggggagggacaggttGAAATGCACAGGAACCTTAACTTTTGTTTTCTCCTACTTGGTGTTTAACATACACACCTCCtactccccacctccatccctcaTGACCTCtggcctgtgctccctgccccaggtccTGGACCACCCCTCTCATGTCTGTCTCCACGGTTGGGAGGGAGTGGCTTGCAGGATGGACCTCAGGCCACCAGGCAATAACCACAGGGCCTGCAGCAGTGCCCTGCCAGCCCAGAACCCCACTCCacacccagcctgggcctggggtgcAGGTAAGGGAGGCCCAGGACTGGCCGATGGCCACAGTACAACTTGGGGACTGCCCGGTGTGAAAATGGGGGGCTTTCCTGGACACGGCCTATAAAGATTGGCACAGCGCATCACCATTGAGCCCCAGGCAGGGGtctggggtgctgggtggggtACCTGGGGCCCTGTCCAGAGGGGTAAGGCAGAACCCTGCCTAGCCCACTTCCTCCCACCACCTGTACCCCTGAGAGGGGGACCCCAGGAAGGCTTGTGTCTTGCAGTTGGGGTGTCTCTGCAACCATGAGATTCTGAGTGTTTTAATGTACATGTCTAGATATCTCTACACTTGTGGGACTGTGTCTGACAATGACAGGCTAGGGTTGGGGGTGGCCATGGGATGGTGCATTTGTGCAAATGGCTGTGTAGGGGCCAATGTGTctatatatgtgtctgtgtgagcCTGCGTGTGTGTCACTGGGGTGGTATGCGCATGTGACAGTCTGTGTATTTAATAACATAGGGGTGGGTGGTATTGTTGTTTAAAGGTCAGAATATTTGTGATGTAACAGCATGAGTGTGACTGTAAGTGGCTGTGTTTTCGGGAGTGAGTGACCTGATTTATTGGAGAGAATCTGTGAACCTGTTTTGTTCTCACCGTGTCTTACTCTATAGCAAGGTGTCTCTCAGCTAAAAAAATCTGTATCAGTCAGCTACTGCTACATAACAAAAGACCACAACCTCAGCAACTTGAAACTCCACACATTTACCATCTCCCAGGTTCCGTGGTTGAGGAGCCCAGGCATGGCTTAGCTGGGCCTTTCGTTCGGGGTCTTACGAGGCTCGACTCGGAGTGCGGCCCAGGCTTCAGTCTCACCTGAAGGCCTGCCTGGGAAGCACCCACTTCCCAGCTCCAGCACTTCTCGGCGGCTCGCAGTTCCCTGCTGTCGCAGGACGAGCACCTCAGTGGCTCACTGGCTGTCTGCGGGCGTTGCCCTCATGTCCTTGCCCCATGAGCCTCTCCCTGGGCCTCTTGCAGCATTGGGTGTCAGAAAGCTGCGTGTGTATGtgcttgtgcgtgtgtgtgcacactgagactgagctgagagagagagagagagagagagaagagagac
The sequence above is a segment of the Myotis daubentonii chromosome 5, mMyoDau2.1, whole genome shotgun sequence genome. Coding sequences within it:
- the DIRAS1 gene encoding GTP-binding protein Di-Ras1; translation: MPEQSNDYRVVVFGAGGVGKSSLVLRFVKGTFRDTYIPTIEDTYRQVISCDKSVCTLQITDTTGSHQFPAMQRLSISKGHAFILVFSVTSKQSLEELGPIYQLIVQIKGSVEDIPVMLVGNKCDETQREVDTREAQAVAQEWKCAFMETSAKMNYNVKELFQELLTLETRRNMSLNIDGKRSSKQKRTDRIKGKCILM